Below is a genomic region from Isosphaeraceae bacterium EP7.
CTTGCGGGGTGTGGCTGCGCTGATCGCCGACGATTACGGGATCTCGCTCAAGGGCAAGGGCGGGGAGGGTTTGCCGGCGACCAAGCCTTCGAAGGGGGCCCGGGCACGGATCGCGTTCCTTAAAGATCTCGTTGAATCGATCTGATCGGGCGAAGTCGTGTCGAGAGGAACAGCATGCGGATTATGGTGTGAGGGGCCCAAGTAAGTTAGCCTGGGGTTCACATCTCGGGAGTTTGCCGATGCGATTGCCTGCATTCCGTGTCCGCACCTTGATGCTCGCCGTGCTGGCGTTCGCTGTTATTGTCGGCGGCCCGATGGAGTTTTCCAGGCTCAGGCGGCTCTCGGCTTATTACCGCTGGTGCGCCGAAATGTGTGCGGCGAATGCTCAGAAATCCGATCAAGCGACCCGTCGTGTGATGCGACAACTCGCCGCGGCCAACCTTAAGCCAGGGGAGGCCGAGCGTCTGAGGCTCGATCTCGAGATCTTCTGTTCGCGGACGGCGAACGAGGCCAACCGCGCGGCAATCTTCGATCACGCGGCGTCGCACCCCTGGGAGGCGGTCCCGGAGCGGACCGCGGAGGCGTACGGGCTCAGGCCTGATACCCCACAAGTGCGTCGACTTCTGGCCCTGCCGATCGATACGTCGGCGCCAGCTCCCGACCCGGGGCCGAATTTCCAGTGGCCCGGCGAGACCATGCTGACTCGCGACATCCCGCCGAATCCCCCAGATCCCTCGGCCGCTCCCAGAACGACCGCCGCACCGTCGCCCTGACACCGTGCCCCGGAAAGGTTCGGCCGATTCGTCGAAAGTCCCTGAAAACTTCGGGCAGGCCAGGGCCCGATCGAATGCGGTGGTGCGCCCGGGGTTGAGGTCGGTATGATGGCGGTTTGGCCGGTGGGTCGGTACGCGCGGTTGTCGGTCGGTGAGAGGGGTGGAGCTTGGAGATGGGGATCGAGGGGGAAATCGAGTCGCTCGATTACCCGGTGGATAATGCTCCGATCCGGAGCCTGGTGCATCGCGGGCTCACCATCGAGGGGTATTCCAGGGCCGCGGTTCAGACCTACTGGCGCATCCCCGAGATGAAGCTGGGGTTCGACCTGGGGGTGCAGCCCTGGTCGTTCATGACCACGCCGACCTGGTTTTTGTCGCACACCCACCTCGACCACGTCGCCGCCCTGCCCGTCTACGTGGCCCGGCGGCGGATGATGAAGATGGCCCCGCCGACGATTTACATGCCCGCCGACGCGGTCGAGCCGGTCGAGGCCCTGCTGCGGGCCTTCCAGCGGCTGGACCGGGGGCGGATGCCGGCGAACCTGGTCGGGCTGGTCGACGGGCAGGAGGTGAACCTGTCGCGCGAGCTGGTCGTGACGGCGTTCGACACCAAGCACACGATCCCGTCGCTGGGCTTCCTGGTCTGGGACCGCCGCCGCAAGCTGAAGGCCGAATACCAGGGGCTGCCCGAGGCCGAGATCCGCGACATCAGGCTCTCGGGCCTGGAGGTCTCCTCCGAGGTCCGGTTCCCGAAGCTTGCGTACATGGGGGACACCGCGCCGGCCGGGCTGGACCATTTCCCCGAGGTCTACAAGGCCGAGATCCTGATCATGGAGATGACCTTCGTCGCCCCCAACGAGCGCGCGTCGGTGATCCACAAGTACGGCCACACCCACCTGGACGACTTCCTGGCGCGGGCCGACCGGTTCGAGAACGACCTGATCATCGCGTCGCACTACAGCACGCGGATGCACCCCGACCAGATCCAGCGCATCGTCGAGAAGCGCCTGCCCGAGAAGCTCAAGTCTCGACTGAAAGTCTGGCTGTAGGCGTCGCGGCCCGGGCCGGCATCCCCTCAACGCGGGCGTCCCTCATCTTCCCCTCCATCAACGACACCGAGAGACGCATGCCCGAACCCGTTCACATGAAGTGGTGCTCGATCCGCCATGGTTCCGACCTGTTCGAGGTCTACTGGGATGCCGCGGAGGGGCGGGCATTGCGGGCCTTCTCCGGGACCTACGTCAAGGACGAGGAGCCCGAGGCGACGGCCAAGCCGACCGGCATCGTGGACGTGCCCTGGACGGCGGTCGAGGCGCGGCGGGCGCGGGCCTGGCTGCTCGACGCCCTGAAGTCGGCCCCCCTGGAGCCCGATTCGTTCGAGGTCGGCCAGCGAGTCGCGCTGATCGGCGGCCACAAGAACGAGACCCTGATCCGCTCCACCGAACCCTGCAAGCTTTGCGCGGGGACGGGGACGCTGGCCAACCCCCGGAAACGCAAGGGGACCGAACCCTGCCGGACCTGCAAGGGGGAGGGGACGATCGTCAAGAACCTGGAGAAGGTGCGCGACGACGCGGGCAACCAGGTCTACGAGGCGTTCGAGCCGGACTCCGCGGGCGTGGTGACGAGGCTGGGGAAGGACCGGGGGACGCTACCCGCTCGGAGCAATAACCTGGACGTCTTCGTGACCCTGGACGACGGCCGCGAGATGAAATGCCCGGTGCGCAAGCTCCGCCTGGAGCGGGCCCCCGAGGGCTACGGCCAGTTCTTGAAGGAGGTCGAAGCCCAGGCCGACGCGATGGACCCGACCCCGTTCCTGGGGTTCCGGGCATCCAGCGTGGAATTCCGCGAGAACAAGGGGGGCGCCTTCCTGGGCACCTTGAAGCGTAAGAGCCTCTAGGCCGGGAGGATGACGGCCTAGCCCCCCGCCCCGCATCACTTGGCCGGGCGCCGCGATCCGACGTCGACGGGCGGGCCTCAACGGGCGGCGGGCGGGAGGAGATGAGTGCCGAGCCAGCGATAGGCGGGGATCTGGGCGGCCCGGAAGTACCTGAGGTCGTGATGGGCTTCGGGATTCTCGGTGAGGTCGACGGCGATGCCCCGACTCGCGGCCAGCCAGGCGAACGAGCGGGCCTGGGCGTCGAAGTTGTAGTTGTCCCGCCCCGGAAAATTGACGTAGATCTCGAGCTGACCCGGACGCAGGTCGGTCCGATTGATGAGGTCGTAGGGGTTATCGTGGGCGATCCTGGACAGGACGTCGGGGCCTGAGCCGTAGACGGGTCCCACATACCGCTTCACCCTGCGGGTGAGAAAACCGTGGTAGTAGCGGGCGATGACCATCTCGGGGTCGTACTGATTGCGTTCGCGGAAGGTGGCGGGGTCGAAGTCGTCGCCGTAGCGGTCGTCGCAGGTGTTATAGAGCATGTTGAGCGGGCCGGCGAGGGTGGCGACGACGCCGAAGAGGTCGCGATGCCGCAGGGCGATGGCCATCGCGCCGTAGCCGCCTGCGGAGATGCCGAGCAGGGCATGCGCGCGGGCCTCGGGGCGAATCGGGTAGGTTCGCACGAGGAAGGGAACGACCTCGTCGATGAGGTGGTCCTCGAAGCGGCCGCCCAGGCCGTTGATCCAAAACGAATGGGTGGCGTTGAGCCTATTCTTGCCCTCGTAGGTGCCGTCGGGCGCGGCGATGATCGCGGGACCGAGCTCGCCCCGGTCCATCATCCGGTCGAGCTGCTTGAGGACGACGGGATCGAGGAGGCCGTGCTCGTCGACGTCGGCGCTGTGGAGCAAGACGATCAGGGGGTAGGAGAGGGCCGGGTTGTATCCGGGCGGAAGGTAGACGTAGAGGTCTCGGGGCCCGCCCAGCACATTCGAGACGAGCCTGCGGTCGGCCCCGTGATTGGACGTGTAGTCGACCACCCGGCCGCAGAGCTTGCCGTTGAGATGATCCAGGCCGATCGGTTCGAACAGTTGAGCACGGGCCGGGGACGCCGTCGCGGCCAGGAGGGCGAGGGCCGCCACGAGTCTTCGCATTGATCGATCCTTCGACCGTGACGAGGCGTGAGATTCATCCGATAACCCGGACAAGATCGGACGTGAGGGGGCGACCTCGCGAGCGATTTTGGCCGGGACGCCGAGTCCCCCGCGAATTCCAGGCTCGCGCGGGGCAAAACCGTCGTTCGGTGATCGGGGCTCACGCCGGCGACGGGCGGCAACAAGGCCCGCACGTCCGCGACCGATGCCGGAAATCGTGCATGGTTCATGGCAGCTTGAATCGACCGCTCCGTTCGGATGACGGTCGAGATCGCTCAAATCAGGACTTCTTTGCCGGAGGCGGGGTCAGGTGTGGCTGGCCGACCAGGCTCGCGGGGATCCCCCACGGGGCTCCGAAGACGAATTCGGCCAAGGGTTTCCGGGTTCTGGGAGCTAGGTCCCGCTGGCGATACGTCTCCGGCAGAGTGTCGGGCTCGGCGGCGTAACCGATCGCCAGGCCGGTCAAGGGCTGCACGCCCTCGGGGATCTTGTACAGTTCCCTGGCCCTGTCGGGCAGGATGCCAATCATCTGGTGGACGCAGAGTCCGCGGGCCGTCGCCTCCAGGGTCAGGCCGGCGCTGGCCAGCCCGAGGTCGTGCAACGCGGCGGCGTTGGGCTTCCCATTCAGGGTGAAACTCAACCTCGTGCAGCCCAGCGCAAGCACCGGCGCGGCCGCGGCCCAGGCCTGGTTCCCCTCGACCAGGCAGGAATGGAGCCGCCCGAAGGCTTCGGGCTCCTCCTTCGTCGCCACGAGGTAGCTCCAGGGCTGCTCGTTGTACGAGGAGGCCGCCCAGCGTGCCGCCTCGAACAACGAGCGGAGATCGTCCTCGGAGACCGGGCGGTCATCGAAGGCGTAGGGGCTCCATCGCTGCGCGAGCAGCTCGTGGATGAGATGGTCGGGGGCCGCGTGCTTCTGGGCGTTCATCACTCGCTCCATGCGCCTCGGCGGTTGAGTCGGAGAGGAGATTCGGCGCGTGATGCACCCGAGTTCGGCGCCGAAGCCCGTCGGTGTCGGTGTCGGTGTCGGTGTCGGTGTCGAGCGATCTTCTGAATCCATCCGCGCCATCCACAACGATTAACGTTCCATTATTTCAATTTCCATGTGATCCGCTAGCGCGTTGTGGAGAAAGGTGCCGGCCAGCCCAGGTCGTCAACGAAGCCGGGGGACAGGGCCGGTCCCCGCTCCGTGGTCCTCCGAAGAGATGTTGATGAACGAGGTTCTGCCGCCCAGGAACGAGCGGATGCCAGTCGCGAGATTTCATCGATCCCGGTCAAGATTCAGAATCGTCACGACCGAAATAACGAATCTCAGGTGTCATGCCTGTTGAGTTCCGCATTTCATATTGCTCGTTATGCAGGATGTCCGGGCTGAAGCGGCCTTGCCAGTCCTAGGAGATTTGAGTGATGGGATGGATCTGCCGCTTGGCGTGCGTGCCGGCCGCCCTGCTCATGTCGACGGTCGTCGCGGCCCAGGACATTCCGGTCGATCCGGCCGAAGCAACGGGCCCCCCCCCGGCGAATTACGCCTCCGGCCTCCAGGCGGAATCGCTGCCGGGCGAGCTCTCGGAAGACATCGACGGGGCCCTGCCCGGGACGCCGTTGGGACCGACACCGGTCGCCGACGTCCGTTTCTTGATGGATAATCTGGGATTCAAGAATTTGGTCGGCGAGAGCCGGATCCGTACCTTCGGCTGGTTCGAAGGGGGTTACACGGGGGCGTCGTCCGGAACCGGCATGCTCTCCGTCCAACCCCGGCAGAACCGCTTCGGCAATGAATTCCTGGTGAACCAGATCGGCTTCGTGATTCAGAAGCCGCTCAAGCAGGATCAGTTCGACATCGGCTTCAACGTCCGCTACTTCGCGGGCGGGGATGCGGCCCTGGGACAGCCCAAGGGGGGCATCGGCGACCCGGTCAGCAACCAGCACTTCGCGCAGGACTTCCGCGACCTTTACATCTCCGCCCACTTGCCCATCCTCACCGAGGGGGGCGTCGATGTGAAGGCCGGCCGGATGAACTCGATCATCGGGTATAACGGGTTCCTGGCCCCCTATCGCCCGTTCTACTCCAGCGACTACCAGTTCTTCTACTCGCAGGACGGTGCCTTCACGGGCGTCCTGACGAATCTGCACGCCACGGACCGGCTTGAGATCTGGAACGGCGTGACGTTCGGGGCGAACACGTTCTTCACCAAGCGCAGCTCGAATTCGATCTGCTACATCGGCCAGGTGAATTACTGGCTCACGGA
It encodes:
- a CDS encoding MBL fold metallo-hydrolase, with protein sequence MGIEGEIESLDYPVDNAPIRSLVHRGLTIEGYSRAAVQTYWRIPEMKLGFDLGVQPWSFMTTPTWFLSHTHLDHVAALPVYVARRRMMKMAPPTIYMPADAVEPVEALLRAFQRLDRGRMPANLVGLVDGQEVNLSRELVVTAFDTKHTIPSLGFLVWDRRRKLKAEYQGLPEAEIRDIRLSGLEVSSEVRFPKLAYMGDTAPAGLDHFPEVYKAEILIMEMTFVAPNERASVIHKYGHTHLDDFLARADRFENDLIIASHYSTRMHPDQIQRIVEKRLPEKLKSRLKVWL
- a CDS encoding alpha/beta hydrolase-fold protein produces the protein MRRLVAALALLAATASPARAQLFEPIGLDHLNGKLCGRVVDYTSNHGADRRLVSNVLGGPRDLYVYLPPGYNPALSYPLIVLLHSADVDEHGLLDPVVLKQLDRMMDRGELGPAIIAAPDGTYEGKNRLNATHSFWINGLGGRFEDHLIDEVVPFLVRTYPIRPEARAHALLGISAGGYGAMAIALRHRDLFGVVATLAGPLNMLYNTCDDRYGDDFDPATFRERNQYDPEMVIARYYHGFLTRRVKRYVGPVYGSGPDVLSRIAHDNPYDLINRTDLRPGQLEIYVNFPGRDNYNFDAQARSFAWLAASRGIAVDLTENPEAHHDLRYFRAAQIPAYRWLGTHLLPPAAR
- a CDS encoding nitroreductase family protein, which gives rise to MNAQKHAAPDHLIHELLAQRWSPYAFDDRPVSEDDLRSLFEAARWAASSYNEQPWSYLVATKEEPEAFGRLHSCLVEGNQAWAAAAPVLALGCTRLSFTLNGKPNAAALHDLGLASAGLTLEATARGLCVHQMIGILPDRARELYKIPEGVQPLTGLAIGYAAEPDTLPETYRQRDLAPRTRKPLAEFVFGAPWGIPASLVGQPHLTPPPAKKS
- a CDS encoding outer membrane beta-barrel protein → MGWICRLACVPAALLMSTVVAAQDIPVDPAEATGPPPANYASGLQAESLPGELSEDIDGALPGTPLGPTPVADVRFLMDNLGFKNLVGESRIRTFGWFEGGYTGASSGTGMLSVQPRQNRFGNEFLVNQIGFVIQKPLKQDQFDIGFNVRYFAGGDAALGQPKGGIGDPVSNQHFAQDFRDLYISAHLPILTEGGVDVKAGRMNSIIGYNGFLAPYRPFYSSDYQFFYSQDGAFTGVLTNLHATDRLEIWNGVTFGANTFFTKRSSNSICYIGQVNYWLTDEHRTRLTASVYTGPDAIFAAPGMNGDFNTTVELRLQHNWTERLFQVVQSNMGWDANTPVGTGSWYGLYTIGIYNLTDTISTQARAEWFDDVQGTRTGVGTNYSEVTLGLNWHPSKFFELRPEIRGDFAGAPAYGVGGEHTHYSQLTGGISALVKF